GACATCGCAACGCGGCTATTCCTGTCGCGGCTCCTCACCAGCCTGCGTCAGGCGGACGAACTCGCCTTCGTTTCAAACTACAGCTTGATGCGGTTCAGGGAACTGTTGCCGCAATTTGCGCACCTACCGGCGCGGGTCGTGTATCCCCGCACCCGGTTCGACGCCCCGGATGTCCTGCACCTGCCAGCCCCGTCGGGGCGTCCGGGGCGGCCGAGCTTCGTCGTGATCGTCTCGAACGAGCCGCGCAAGAACGTCGCCACCGTCATTCGCGCCTTCCGCAACGTGCCTCAAGCCGATCTCGTGGTGATCGGCTATGCCGGTCATATCAGCCGGATGCGCAACCTCCCGCCGAACGTCCGCTTCGCCGGTTATGTCGACGAGCACGAAAAGGCCGCCCTGATCGCCGAGGCGCACGGCCTGATCATGCCGAGCTTCGCGGAAGGCTTTGGCGTGCCGATCATCGAGGCGCTGGCCGCGAACACGCCGGTGCTGTGCTCCGATATCGCCGTGTTCCGTGAGGTCGCGGGCGAACTCGCCGACTATTTCGATCCGTTCTCGACCGAGTCGATCGCCGCCTCCGTCACCCGCGTGCTAGCGCGGCAGGAGGAATGCCGCGGCAGGATCCGTGCACGGCGCAGCGAGCTTGCGGAGCGCTTCGGCTACCAGACCCAGGCCCGTGACTTCCTCGGCCAGTATGTGCCCGCGGAAAGCCTGATGGCTGCGCAATAAGGCATGTTGTCATGGCCGCTGAACCCGCGGTGTGGTCGGGCCCCGCCGGACCAAGGTGGCAAGCTTGGCGGGACCGGACATCGCTGCTTCGGACCGCTGACGTCCTCGCGGTCCTGATCGCGGTCTCATTGCCCTGGTCAACCACGGCGCCGTCGATCTTCGTCGGGCTCTGGCTGCTCGCGGTGACACCGACGATCGACTGGCGCGATTACGCGCACAGTCTCACCGGGCCCGCCTTCACCCTGCCCTTTGCGTTCCTGCTGCTCGCCCTCGTCGGCACGCTCTGGTCAGACGGCGCATGGGCGGACCGGCTGCATGCGATCAAGCCGGTGGCAAAACTCGTGCTGATCCCGCCGCTGCTCTATCACTTCAGGCGGTCGGAGCGCGGCATATGGGTCTGCGTCGCCTTTCTCGTCTCCTGCGCCCTGCTTGCGGTCTTCTCCTGGATCGTGCTGCTCAACCCCACCTGGAAGATCACCGCGACCGCATCGGCCGGCGTTCCCGTCAAGAACTACATCGACCAAAGCCAGGAGTTCACGCTGTGCACCTTTGCGCTCGCGTTGCCCGCGCTGAGATTTTGGCGGGCGCGGCAGGTCGGAGCGACGATCGCCTGCCTGGCGCTGATCCTGCTGTTCGTCGCCAACATGGTGTTCGTCGCGTCGGCGCGCACGGCGCTGTTCTGCATCGTGGTCCTGCTCGGGCTGTTCGCCTGGCGCCATCTGAGCCGCCGCGCGACGCTATTCCTGCTCGCGGGCGCCGTTGCCGCAAGCGCGCTAGCCTGGACAGCATCACCTTATCTGCGCCAACGCGTCACCGACATTTCAGTCGAATATCAGCACGGCCATGAGGACATCAGCCGCGCCTCAACCGCGCAGCGCCTGACCTATTGGCGTAAGTCAGCCCTCGCCTTCACCGAAGCGCCACTGCTCGGGCATGGCACAGGCTCGATCAAGCGGCAGTTCGAGCGCACCGCCGCAGGCCGGAGCGGCCTCGACGCCGAGATCGTCAGCAACCCGCACAACCAGACGCTCAATGTCGCCGTCCAGTGGGGCCTGGTTGGAGTCGCTCTGCTCTACGCGATGTGGTTCGCCCATCTCCGCCTGTTCACGGGCGACGGGCTCGCGGCCTGGACCGGCCTCGTCGTCGTCGCGCAGAACATCGCGAGCTCGCTTCTGAACTCGCATCTGTTCGATTTCCACGAGGGCTGGATGTATGTCCTCGGGGTCGGCGTTGCCGGCGGCATGGCGCTGCGCGCCAATGCCGAGCGCCACGATGACGGCGCGCCCTGACTATTGGCTGCGTTCGTGGCCGACCTCGCCGGTGATGACGTCGCCGAACAGCTCCCAGGCCTGACCGTTGAAGCGCATCAACTGCATCTGCTCGATCGGGAAATAGT
The DNA window shown above is from Bradyrhizobium sp. CB1650 and carries:
- a CDS encoding glycosyltransferase family 1 protein — encoded protein: MKQNILVVSEALGEPNHKRGIFHFTRELMRSLAAEGHELTLLVETTRRYRKLRRREQRTRLFPAQSHNIELLALYRFLDEVNMSEPVTRGGLRRTLDWLRHRLTMSVSWEYTACFLRAIGIRALRARLIENRTAALEYIPPDLRHLELFRDFQLEPGFYSYQDSSAFFLLPPPRIDARNYDVIVVDTPTRVAIKRGPNAKVICVVHDLLPLTDLKLSDIATRLFLSRLLTSLRQADELAFVSNYSLMRFRELLPQFAHLPARVVYPRTRFDAPDVLHLPAPSGRPGRPSFVVIVSNEPRKNVATVIRAFRNVPQADLVVIGYAGHISRMRNLPPNVRFAGYVDEHEKAALIAEAHGLIMPSFAEGFGVPIIEALAANTPVLCSDIAVFREVAGELADYFDPFSTESIAASVTRVLARQEECRGRIRARRSELAERFGYQTQARDFLGQYVPAESLMAAQ
- a CDS encoding O-antigen ligase family protein, with the protein product MAAEPAVWSGPAGPRWQAWRDRTSLLRTADVLAVLIAVSLPWSTTAPSIFVGLWLLAVTPTIDWRDYAHSLTGPAFTLPFAFLLLALVGTLWSDGAWADRLHAIKPVAKLVLIPPLLYHFRRSERGIWVCVAFLVSCALLAVFSWIVLLNPTWKITATASAGVPVKNYIDQSQEFTLCTFALALPALRFWRARQVGATIACLALILLFVANMVFVASARTALFCIVVLLGLFAWRHLSRRATLFLLAGAVAASALAWTASPYLRQRVTDISVEYQHGHEDISRASTAQRLTYWRKSALAFTEAPLLGHGTGSIKRQFERTAAGRSGLDAEIVSNPHNQTLNVAVQWGLVGVALLYAMWFAHLRLFTGDGLAAWTGLVVVAQNIASSLLNSHLFDFHEGWMYVLGVGVAGGMALRANAERHDDGAP